In Propionimicrobium sp. PCR01-08-3, one DNA window encodes the following:
- the cycA gene encoding D-serine/D-alanine/glycine transporter gives MSSHQSDRPPVAQTSTQPDETLERGLGNRHLQLIAIGGAIGTGLFMGSGKTISLAGPSILLVYAIIGTLLFFVMRAMGELLLSNLKYKSFRDIAEDILGPWAGFFSGWTYWFCWIVIGMADLTAVTAYVQFWWADVPKWLPATCLVLLLLGLNLIAVRLFGEVEFWFAMIKIVAIISLIVVAVVMLIAAFTSPEGHQATIANLWNDGGFFPTGGMGFMAGFQIAFFAFVGIELVGTAAAETKDPVKTLPKAINAIPLRVMLFYVCALAAIMAVTPWRSIDPSVSPFVSMFSLAGFGAAAAVVNFVVLTSAASSANSGIFSTSRMLFGLSLDDKAPKSFGQLTRHKVPAKGLIFSCCCLVPGVVLLYLSDSIIGAFTIATSVASVLFIFVWSVIMCCYLVYRRRTPGLHEASPYKMPFGIGLSWLVLAFFVVMLVILAFEPDTRMALIATPIWFIALGIAYAVHRKRHPDDVRKGHEPATMPPYSVLANEFVLSDEIADGAADAAPPAGVRAPEEADITAQTEDDWDDQPDGAWTTDDDLRVVVETAKRERPPVPGS, from the coding sequence GTGAGTAGTCATCAATCAGACAGACCCCCGGTCGCACAAACCTCGACACAGCCGGACGAGACCCTCGAGCGGGGTCTCGGCAACCGGCATCTACAACTGATCGCCATCGGCGGGGCCATCGGCACCGGCTTGTTCATGGGATCCGGCAAGACCATTTCGCTGGCCGGGCCCTCCATCCTGCTTGTCTACGCCATCATCGGCACGTTGCTCTTTTTCGTGATGCGGGCGATGGGTGAGCTGCTGTTGTCGAACCTGAAATACAAGTCTTTCCGCGATATCGCCGAAGACATCCTCGGCCCCTGGGCCGGCTTCTTCTCCGGGTGGACCTACTGGTTCTGCTGGATCGTCATTGGCATGGCCGACCTGACTGCGGTCACCGCCTATGTGCAGTTCTGGTGGGCAGACGTGCCGAAGTGGCTACCGGCGACCTGTCTCGTGCTGTTGCTGTTGGGCCTGAATTTGATCGCGGTCCGGTTGTTCGGCGAGGTCGAGTTTTGGTTCGCGATGATCAAGATCGTCGCGATCATCTCGTTGATCGTCGTGGCGGTCGTCATGCTCATCGCCGCGTTCACCTCTCCGGAGGGGCATCAGGCGACGATCGCGAACCTGTGGAACGATGGCGGGTTCTTCCCAACTGGCGGCATGGGGTTTATGGCCGGATTCCAGATCGCCTTCTTCGCTTTCGTCGGCATTGAGCTGGTCGGCACCGCCGCAGCCGAAACCAAGGATCCGGTGAAGACCCTGCCGAAGGCAATCAATGCCATCCCGCTACGAGTCATGCTCTTCTATGTCTGCGCTCTCGCAGCCATCATGGCGGTCACGCCGTGGCGCTCCATCGATCCGAGCGTGAGCCCCTTCGTCTCGATGTTCTCGCTGGCGGGCTTCGGCGCAGCTGCTGCAGTGGTCAACTTCGTCGTCCTGACCTCTGCTGCGTCGTCGGCCAACTCGGGCATCTTCTCCACCTCGAGAATGCTTTTCGGGCTGTCGTTGGACGACAAGGCGCCGAAGTCTTTCGGGCAGTTGACCAGGCACAAGGTACCGGCCAAGGGGCTCATCTTCTCCTGCTGCTGCTTGGTGCCTGGGGTGGTCCTGCTCTACTTGTCGGACTCGATCATCGGAGCGTTCACTATCGCGACCTCGGTGGCGTCGGTGCTGTTCATCTTCGTGTGGAGCGTCATCATGTGCTGCTACTTGGTGTACCGGCGACGTACCCCCGGGCTACACGAGGCATCGCCCTACAAGATGCCGTTCGGTATCGGGCTGTCGTGGCTGGTGCTGGCATTCTTCGTGGTCATGCTGGTGATCTTGGCATTCGAACCCGATACCCGGATGGCACTGATCGCGACACCCATCTGGTTCATCGCCCTGGGCATCGCCTACGCCGTGCATCGCAAACGGCACCCCGACGATGTCCGCAAGGGTCACGAGCCTGCGACCATGCCGCCTTACTCGGTGCTCGCGAACGAGTTCGTCCTTAGTGACGAGATTGCCGATGGGGCAGCCGACGCCGCGCCTCCCGCGGGCGTCCGAGCCCCAGAAGAGGCCGATATCACGGCGCAGACCGAGGACGATTGGGACGATCAGCCGGACGGCGCCTGGACAACTGACGACGATCTGCGAGTGGTCGTGGAAACCGCAAAGCGGGAGAGACCGCCGGTACCGGGCAGCTAG
- the cycA gene encoding D-serine/D-alanine/glycine transporter, whose protein sequence is MSTEQKQTSPSAPGTGSSDDQSDGTLERGLANRHLQLIAIGGAIGTGLFMGSGKTISLAGPSILLVYAIIGIMLFFVMRAMGELLLSNLNYKSFRDIAEDVLGPWAGFFSGWTYWFCWIVTGMADLIAVTSYVQFWWPGVPKWLPATCLVLLLLGLNLIAVRLFGEVEFWFAMIKIVAIVALIAVAVVMVVVGFTSAEGYHASVANLWNDGGFFPTGGKGFMAGFQIALFAFVGIELVGTAAAETRDPVKTLPKAINAIPLRVMLFYVLALTAIMAVMPWRSIDPNVSPFVSVFAMVGFGAAASVVNFVVLTSAASSANSGIYSTSRMLFGLSLDDKAPGAFGRLTRHKVPANGLIFSVCCLLPGIALLYLSDTIIGAFTIATTVSSVLFIFVWSIILASYLVFRRRNPELHEASVYKMPIGVGLSWLVLVFFVGMLVILAFEPDTRIALIATPVWFIMLGICYAVHRKRRPEDLAHHPRPVAHS, encoded by the coding sequence GTGAGTACAGAACAAAAACAGACCAGCCCTTCGGCCCCGGGGACCGGGTCGTCCGACGACCAATCGGATGGCACCCTCGAGCGAGGACTCGCCAACCGGCATCTTCAGCTGATCGCCATCGGCGGCGCCATCGGCACCGGCTTGTTCATGGGGTCCGGCAAGACCATCTCACTGGCCGGGCCCTCCATCCTGCTCGTCTACGCCATCATCGGCATCATGCTCTTCTTCGTGATGCGGGCGATGGGTGAGCTTCTGCTGTCGAACCTGAACTACAAGTCGTTCCGCGACATCGCCGAAGATGTGCTCGGACCGTGGGCCGGGTTCTTTTCCGGCTGGACGTACTGGTTCTGCTGGATCGTCACCGGCATGGCCGACCTGATCGCCGTCACCTCGTATGTGCAGTTCTGGTGGCCGGGAGTCCCGAAATGGCTGCCCGCGACCTGCCTCGTGTTATTGCTGCTGGGGCTCAATTTGATCGCGGTCCGGCTGTTCGGCGAGGTCGAGTTCTGGTTCGCGATGATCAAGATCGTCGCGATCGTCGCACTGATCGCCGTCGCCGTGGTGATGGTCGTCGTCGGGTTCACTTCGGCCGAGGGCTACCACGCCTCGGTCGCGAATCTGTGGAACGACGGCGGATTCTTCCCGACCGGCGGCAAGGGATTCATGGCAGGATTCCAGATCGCGCTGTTCGCCTTCGTCGGCATCGAGCTGGTCGGCACGGCCGCCGCCGAAACCCGGGATCCGGTGAAGACGCTGCCGAAGGCCATCAACGCCATCCCGCTGCGGGTGATGTTGTTCTACGTGCTGGCGCTGACCGCGATCATGGCGGTGATGCCCTGGCGGTCCATCGACCCGAACGTGAGCCCCTTCGTCTCAGTCTTCGCGATGGTCGGCTTCGGTGCGGCCGCCTCGGTGGTCAACTTCGTTGTCCTGACCTCGGCCGCGTCATCGGCCAACTCGGGCATCTACTCCACCTCCCGGATGCTCTTCGGCCTGTCATTGGACGACAAGGCCCCGGGCGCTTTCGGACGCCTGACCCGTCACAAGGTGCCGGCGAACGGCCTCATCTTCTCGGTGTGCTGCCTGCTCCCGGGAATCGCATTGCTCTACCTGTCCGACACCATCATCGGCGCCTTCACCATCGCCACCACGGTGTCGTCGGTGCTCTTCATTTTCGTGTGGAGCATCATCTTGGCCAGCTATCTCGTCTTCCGCCGCCGTAATCCCGAACTGCACGAAGCGTCGGTGTACAAGATGCCGATCGGTGTCGGGTTGTCGTGGCTGGTGCTGGTGTTCTTCGTCGGCATGCTGGTGATCTTGGCCTTTGAACCCGATACCCGGATCGCATTGATCGCGACGCCCGTGTGGTTCATCATGCTCGGCATCTGCTA
- a CDS encoding Lrp/AsnC family transcriptional regulator: MSRDVDHARAKAPKDPRHLDATDHLILHILMARGRIPNSTLAQAVSVAESTAHARVRALMDSGIIRGVHADFDLSALGRPLEALVQVQIQRSSRDKIKSEALRLAERPGVIAIDFLGGDYDLLVRIAAKNSADLSDFVLNELNAHPEIAKTKTLTVLEHFRGRQPFGAPT, translated from the coding sequence ATGAGTCGCGATGTCGATCATGCAAGGGCCAAAGCGCCGAAGGATCCGCGTCACCTAGATGCCACCGACCATCTGATTCTGCACATCCTGATGGCTCGTGGACGAATACCCAACAGCACGCTCGCGCAAGCCGTCTCGGTTGCGGAGTCGACGGCACACGCCCGGGTACGGGCATTAATGGACTCGGGAATCATCAGAGGCGTCCACGCAGACTTCGATCTATCCGCCCTCGGACGCCCCCTCGAGGCACTCGTGCAAGTTCAGATCCAACGGAGCTCTCGCGACAAAATAAAATCGGAAGCCTTACGGCTCGCCGAACGTCCGGGTGTTATTGCGATCGACTTCCTCGGAGGCGACTACGACTTGCTGGTTCGGATCGCAGCGAAGAACTCGGCCGATCTGAGCGATTTCGTTCTCAACGAACTGAATGCACATCCCGAGATCGCCAAGACCAAGACGCTCACGGTGTTGGAGCATTTTCGCGGCCGACAGCCGTTCGGCGCGCCCACGTGA
- a CDS encoding nucleoside deaminase → MRRALAVAGLAAESGDVPVGAVVLSAAGEELAVGGNERELDADVSAHAEIVALRRAAGVLGDGWRLPGCTLVVTLEPCAMCAGAIVASRIERLVFGAFDPKAGAVTSLWDLVRDPRLNHRVDVVSGVLADEAEAQLKGFFESRR, encoded by the coding sequence ATGCGGCGCGCGCTGGCGGTCGCCGGCTTGGCCGCTGAGAGCGGAGACGTACCGGTTGGCGCCGTTGTGTTGTCGGCTGCGGGGGAGGAGCTCGCTGTCGGCGGCAACGAGCGCGAGTTAGATGCCGATGTCAGCGCGCACGCCGAGATCGTGGCGCTGCGGCGGGCCGCCGGTGTGCTGGGTGACGGTTGGCGGCTGCCCGGTTGCACTCTCGTGGTGACCTTGGAACCGTGCGCGATGTGCGCAGGGGCGATCGTGGCTTCCCGGATCGAGCGATTGGTCTTCGGGGCCTTCGATCCGAAGGCAGGCGCGGTGACCTCCCTGTGGGATCTGGTGCGAGATCCTCGGTTGAACCATCGTGTCGACGTGGTCTCTGGCGTCCTTGCGGACGAAGCAGAGGCGCAGTTGAAGGGCTTTTTCGAGTCTCGCCGTTGA
- the ald gene encoding alanine dehydrogenase, with translation MKIGVPTEIKSQESRVAITPAGVHQLVQHGHDVLVEKGAGLGSAISDEAYEHAGAKLIGSAADTWGQADLVLKVKEPIESEYGYLRPDMTLFTYLHLAADKPQTDALLSSGAVSIAYETVQTDRGGLPLLSPMSEVAGRLSTLVGSQCLLKHHGGDGTLISGVPGVKAGKVVVIGGGTAGYNAAQMAHGLRAQVTVLDVNLERLAQLDSEFHGSVSTVASTSYAINDAIADADLVIGSVLIPGARAPKLVTNEMVAAAKPGSVFVDIAVDQGGCFADTHATTHAEPTYQVHNSIFYAVANMPGAVPVTSTYALTNATLPYVTKLADLGWREALCRDKTLARGLSTAAGELTSEPVALAWGHSFTSAAHVLAA, from the coding sequence ATGAAAATCGGTGTTCCCACAGAAATCAAGAGTCAGGAATCACGCGTCGCCATAACTCCGGCCGGCGTGCATCAACTGGTTCAGCATGGCCACGACGTCCTCGTCGAGAAAGGTGCAGGGCTCGGATCGGCGATCAGCGACGAGGCTTACGAGCACGCCGGCGCGAAACTCATCGGTTCGGCTGCCGATACCTGGGGCCAGGCTGACCTCGTCCTGAAAGTGAAAGAGCCCATCGAGTCCGAGTACGGCTACCTGCGTCCGGATATGACCTTGTTCACCTACCTGCATTTGGCCGCCGACAAGCCACAGACCGACGCACTCTTGTCGAGCGGAGCCGTATCGATCGCCTACGAAACCGTGCAGACCGATCGCGGCGGGCTTCCGTTGCTGTCTCCGATGAGCGAAGTGGCCGGACGCCTGTCGACGCTGGTCGGCTCCCAATGCCTGCTCAAGCACCACGGCGGCGACGGCACGCTGATCTCGGGAGTGCCTGGCGTGAAGGCCGGCAAAGTCGTGGTGATCGGTGGCGGCACGGCCGGTTACAACGCCGCTCAGATGGCCCACGGCCTGCGCGCCCAGGTCACCGTTCTCGATGTGAATCTTGAGCGGCTCGCCCAGCTCGATTCCGAATTCCATGGTTCGGTGTCGACTGTCGCGTCCACCTCATATGCGATCAACGACGCAATCGCGGACGCTGATCTGGTCATCGGTTCGGTGCTGATTCCTGGCGCCAGGGCGCCCAAGCTGGTCACCAACGAGATGGTGGCGGCAGCCAAGCCCGGTTCGGTCTTCGTCGACATCGCCGTCGATCAGGGCGGCTGCTTCGCCGATACCCATGCGACCACTCACGCCGAGCCGACCTACCAGGTGCACAACAGCATCTTCTATGCCGTGGCGAACATGCCCGGCGCCGTCCCTGTCACATCCACCTATGCGCTCACGAACGCGACGTTGCCCTACGTGACGAAACTGGCGGACCTCGGCTGGCGTGAGGCGCTGTGCCGCGACAAGACCCTGGCTCGCGGCCTGTCGACGGCTGCCGGCGAGCTCACCAGCGAGCCGGTTGCGCTGGCCTGGGGCCACAGCTTCACCTCCGCCGCACACGTGTTGGCGGCCTGA
- a CDS encoding ChaB family protein, whose amino-acid sequence MPYSRNEDLPEAVRKALPKHAEDIYRAAYNSAWDQYESPSKRRGKESREEAAHRVAWAAVKDKYSKGDDDKWHPDD is encoded by the coding sequence ATGCCGTACTCACGTAATGAAGACCTTCCTGAAGCCGTGCGCAAAGCACTCCCCAAACACGCCGAAGACATCTACCGGGCGGCTTACAACAGCGCCTGGGATCAGTACGAGAGCCCATCGAAGCGCCGTGGCAAGGAGTCCCGCGAAGAAGCCGCTCATCGTGTGGCCTGGGCAGCCGTCAAGGACAAGTACTCCAAGGGCGATGACGACAAGTGGCATCCGGACGATTAG